From a region of the Cucumis sativus cultivar 9930 chromosome 6, Cucumber_9930_V3, whole genome shotgun sequence genome:
- the LOC101209646 gene encoding GATA transcription factor 16, whose protein sequence is MMDPIEEGSEFKDAGKTSPMESEQNKKTCADCGTTKTPLWRGGPAGPKSLCNACGIRSRKKRRSLLGLNRGGEVERKNKGSSNNRNNNGGGNQGKIGGESLKWRSMAFGRKELMQRRQLGEEEQAAVLLMALSYGSVYA, encoded by the exons ATGATGGATCCGATCGAGGAA GGATCGGAGTTCAAGGATGCTGGAAAGACATCGCCGATGGAGAGTGAGCAGAATAAAAAGACCTGCGCCGATTGTGGAACGACGAAGACTCCTCTCTGGCGTGGAGGTCCGGCTGGCCCTAAG TCTCTTTGCAATGCGTGTGGGATCAGAAgtaggaagaagagaagatcGCTACTAGGTTTAAACAGAGGAGGGGAAGTAGAGAGGAAAAACAAGGGTAGTAGTAACAACAGAAACAACAATGGCGGTGGAAATCAAGGAAAAATTGGTGGAGAAAGCTTGAAATGGAGATCGATGGCGTTTGGTAGAAAAGAATTAATGCAAAGGAGACAGTTGGGAGAGGAAGAGCAAGCTGCTGTTTTGTTAATGGCTCTTTCTTATGGATCTGTATATGCTTGA